The following are encoded in a window of Rosa chinensis cultivar Old Blush chromosome 4, RchiOBHm-V2, whole genome shotgun sequence genomic DNA:
- the LOC112201146 gene encoding photosynthetic NDH subunit of subcomplex B 5, chloroplastic isoform X1, which yields MAVCSSPLAVVSPNPAPLPRLNSKLSQTRLNVSSGHIHSPSKSSLLVNLPKRSFTRLNAAGFAEIEPDLNEDPTNRWETNSISAEDFKYGDYDDHHTYHEGEETGTFWGSIAEDVEAVGPPTGFQGLISWLFPPAVAAAMYFHAPGEYLFIGAGLFTIVFCIIEMDKPDQPHNFEPQIYNMERGSRDKLIADYNTMDIWDFNEKYGDLWDFTVKAKDDITKR from the exons ATGGCAGTCTGCTCCTCTCCACTCGCAGTTGTCTCTCCCAACCCAGCACCACTCCCCAGACTCAACTCTAAGCTATCGCAAACTAGGCTTAACGTTTCCTCGGGTCACATTCACAGCCCCTCCAAATCATCATTGCTCGTAAACTTGCCTAAGAGAAGTTTCACACGGTTGAACGCTGCTGGGTTCGCAGAGATCGAGCCTGACCTCAATGAAGACCCCACTAACCGTTGGGAAACTAACAGTATCTCCGCG GAGGATTTTAAGTATGGAGACTATGATGACCACCATACTTACCATGAAGGAGAGGAGACAG GAACCTTCTGGGGATCAATAGCAGAAGATGTTGAAGCAGTAGGACCCCCTACAGGTTTTCAGG GTTTAATATCATGGCTTTTTCCCCCTGCAGTTGCTGCCGCAATGTATTTTCATGCTCCG GGGGAGTACTTGTTCATTGGAGCAGGTCTATTTACGATTGTATTTTGTATTATTGAGATGGATAAGCCAGATCAACCCCACAACTTTGAGCCTCAGATATACAATATGGAGAGGGGATCTCGTGACAAGTTGATAGCTGATTACAATACCATGGATATCTGGGATTTCAATGAGAAATATGGGGACCTGTGGGATTTCACTGTGAAGGCGAAGGATGATATAACAAAGAGATAA
- the LOC112201146 gene encoding photosynthetic NDH subunit of subcomplex B 5, chloroplastic isoform X2, which produces MAVCSSPLAVVSPNPAPLPRLNSKLSQTRLNVSSGHIHSPSKSSLLVNLPKRSFTRLNAAGFAEIEPDLNEDPTNRWETNSISAEDFKYGDYDDHHTYHEGEETGTFWGSIAEDVEAVGPPTGFQGLISWLFPPAVAAAMYFHAPGEYLFIGAGLFTIVFCIIEMDKPDQPHNFEPQIYNMERGSRDKLIADYNTMDIWDFNEKYGDLWDFTVKAKDDITKR; this is translated from the exons ATGGCAGTCTGCTCCTCTCCACTCGCAGTTGTCTCTCCCAACCCAGCACCACTCCCCAGACTCAACTCTAAGCTATCGCAAACTAGGCTTAACGTTTCCTCGGGTCACATTCACAGCCCCTCCAAATCATCATTGCTCGTAAACTTGCCTAAGAGAAGTTTCACACGGTTGAACGCTGCTGGGTTCGCAGAGATCGAGCCTGACCTCAATGAAGACCCCACTAACCGTTGGGAAACTAACAGTATCTCCGCG GAGGATTTTAAGTATGGAGACTATGATGACCACCATACTTACCATGAAGGAGAGGAGACAG GAACCTTCTGGGGATCAATAGCAGAAGATGTTGAAGCAGTAGGACCCCCTACAGGTTTTCAGG GTTTAATATCATGGCTTTTTCCCCCTGCAGTTGCTGCCGCAATGTATTTTCATGCTCCG GGGGAGTACTTGTTCATTGGAGCGGGTCTATTTACGATTGTATTTTGTATTATTGAGATGGATAAGCCAGATCAACCCCACAACTTTGAGCCTCAGATATACAATATGGAGAGGGGATCTCGTGACAAGTTGATAGCTGATTACAATACCATGGATATCTGGGATTTCAATGAGAAATATGGGGACCTATGGGATTTCACTGTGAAGGCGAAGGATGATATAACAAAGAGATAA